One Papio anubis isolate 15944 chromosome 18, Panubis1.0, whole genome shotgun sequence genomic window, CCTTGTTTTTCTTAAACACAGTTTCcagtcatttatattttcttttaaagaatagtTTTCCCTTGTACGAGTCCTATATGAAGACGATTTTGTTAAAAAGTACAAACAACATTGGCCCCCAGGTCAGCTTTCTCACAGGGGAGCCCACTTTTCACATCACAGCCTGTGCTGCCTGTGTTGCTCTGCAGCTGCTTCTTCTACCTTCTGACACATCCAGGAGGTCCCCTGGGGTCAGTGCAGGTCGGCCCTGGCTCCTCCATCGCTGGGTCTCCACAGACCCAGCCTCAGGGATGGAGGTTTGTCTGGTTTTGCTGTTGCCCTGGGCAGGGGTCTGAGACAGATACCAGCTATACCACTGTCCCCCATGTGTGAACCCTTAATGGGATCTGTCAGGTTGTCCCCCTACCTGATTGTGCCACTTGTGGCTCACCCCCACCCTGCGTGTGGGTACCACCTCCCTTCCAGGTGCGCTCCAAGGAGGACGGGCGGCTTTATGCGGTAAAGCGTTCCATGTCACCATTCCGGGGCCCCAAGGACCGGGCCCGCAAGCTGGCCGAGGTGGGCAGCCACGAGAAGGTGGGGCAGCACCCATGCTGCGTGAGGCTGGAGCAGGCCTGGGAGGAGGGCGGCATCCTGTACCTGCAGACGGAGCTGTGCGGGCCCAGCCTGCAGCAGCACTGTGAGGCCTGGGGCGCCAGCCTGCCTGAGGCCCAGGTCTGGGGCTACCTGCGGGATATGCTGCTTGCCCTGGCCCACCTGCACGGCCAGGGCCTGGTGCACCTTGATGTCAAGCCTGCCAACATCTTCCTGGGGCCCCGGGGCCGCTGCAAGCTGGGTGACTTCGGATTGCTGGTGGAGCTGGGTACAGCAGGAGCTGGCGAGGTCCAGGAGGGAGACCCCCGCTACATGGCCCCTGAGCTGCTGCAGGGCTCCTATGGGACAGCAGCGGATGTGTTCAGGTGGGGACCAGGGCATGCCAGGTGTTTGGCAGGCTGTGGGAGGCCCTTCCTGGGACGGAAGCTCTGTTCCTCAGGAGGGAAGCTCCACCCTAGCCCAGGACACCCGGCCTCAGAGCCATGAGGCTGAGACACTGTCCCTGCCCTCCAGTGGAGAGGCTCTCTGGTCAGGCTGCCTGTGAGCCTCGAACCCTCCAGAGCCACTTCGTGTAACCTGCCGCCTCCTCACAGCTCTACGGGAGAAACAATTGTCACTCCATTTACAGCCAGGTTAAGGGCCTTGCTGGAACCCACTGCTAGCAGGTGGCGCAGCTGAGACTGGCCCCAGGCACTGGGTTCCAGGGTCCACACTGGTAACCACTGCCCTGATCATCAGGATGGTCATACCTGTCAGCAGTAACTGGTGTCTGTCCATCAGGGCACTGGGCGGACTCACCACTGTGGCACGTGGGTTCCCTGGGCACAGGGCCCATATTCCATGATGTCCCCATCCTGCCCAGGGTTCATGATCAGCCCTGCTGGGGCCTCCCTTCCCCCTGCTTCCGCCCTTCCCTGACTGATGAAGGAAGGCAGCATCCCTCTCCCACCCACCTCCAAGAGGCAGCCCGGGACTGGGTCTGTGTCCCAGGGCCAACCCTACCCCCTTCTGTCCCCATCCTGTCCCTGCCAGTCTGGGCCTCACCATCCTGGAAGTGGCATGCAACATGGAGCTGCCCCATGGTGGGGAGGGCTGGCAGCAGCTGCGCCAGGGCTACCTGCCCCCTGAGTTCACTGCCGGTGAGTGGGCGAGGGCTGGAGGGGGTGCTGCCATGGGCTCCTGGGGAGACAGTGGCTGGCCATGGAGGCACTGCTGGGCTTAGGGTGCAGTTGGCGTTCTGGGACCCTGATGTGGTCCTTCCTCATGGGCAGGTCTGTCTTCCGAGCTGCGTTCTGTCCTTGTCATGATGCTGGAGCCGGACCCCAAGCTGCGGGCCACGGCTGAGGCCCTGCTGGCACTGCCTATGTTGAGGCAGCCACGGGCCTGGGGTGTGCTGTGGTGCATGGCAGCGGAGGCCCTGAGCCGAGGGTGGGCCCTGTGGCAGGTAAGCTCCTGACAGTGGCGgctgcctgccctgcccccagccccagggtCTGTCTGCCCACATCCTGAGCTTCTCTCCCCCACAGGCCCTGCTTGCCCTGCTCTGCTGGCTCTGGCATGGGCTGGCCCACCCTGCCAGCTGGCTACAGCCCCCAGGCCCGccagccaccccgcctggctcaCCACCCTGCAGCTTGCTCCTGGACAGCAGTCTCTCCAGTAACTGGGATGACGACAGCTTAGGGTGGGTTTGAGTGCAGGGTATGGGGGGCTGGGAGGAAGGTGGGGGATATCACTGGGGCTCCATGGAGATTCGTGGTGAATGGGGACCACTCCCACAAACCTGGCCCCCATCACACCCTGGGGAAGGGAACCAAGACGTGGGGTGCGGCCCAGCCGGGCTTAATGCAGCTGGGTGTGTGGACTGGCTGCTCAGGGCATGGCTTCACATTAGGGCACCGGCACCCAGGGAGTGGCCGGCCGTGCATCCCCGACAC contains:
- the PKMYT1 gene encoding membrane-associated tyrosine- and threonine-specific cdc2-inhibitory kinase, which produces MLERPPALAMPMPTEGTPPPLSGTPIPVPAYFRHAEPGFSLKRPRGLSRSLPPPPPAKGSIPISRLFPPRTPGWHQLQPRRVSFRGKVSETLQSPGYDPSRPESFFQQSFQRLSRLGHGSYGEVFKVRSKEDGRLYAVKRSMSPFRGPKDRARKLAEVGSHEKVGQHPCCVRLEQAWEEGGILYLQTELCGPSLQQHCEAWGASLPEAQVWGYLRDMLLALAHLHGQGLVHLDVKPANIFLGPRGRCKLGDFGLLVELGTAGAGEVQEGDPRYMAPELLQGSYGTAADVFSLGLTILEVACNMELPHGGEGWQQLRQGYLPPEFTAGLSSELRSVLVMMLEPDPKLRATAEALLALPMLRQPRAWGVLWCMAAEALSRGWALWQALLALLCWLWHGLAHPASWLQPPGPPATPPGSPPCSLLLDSSLSSNWDDDSLGPSLSPEAVLARTVGSTSTPRSRCTPRDALDLSDIDSEPPRGSFPSFEPRNLLSLFEDTLDPT